In Mycoplasma sp. Mirounga ES2805-ORL, a single window of DNA contains:
- a CDS encoding OsmC family protein, whose product MEKENMSVYKVSAKFDPVNRHSVATNEAGVKHLIDLNGKEAFNPISTFLSALCGCEQALFNYVSFNEKIKWESYEVQIEAKRLTDFKVHPGFKEIDVTHILNAKDVDNNKLVELLKLSHSFCPVSNSVDPSIKHNVHYIINGKKM is encoded by the coding sequence ATGGAAAAAGAAAATATGAGCGTATATAAAGTTAGCGCTAAATTTGACCCAGTAAACAGACATTCTGTTGCAACAAATGAAGCTGGAGTAAAACACCTTATAGATCTTAATGGAAAAGAAGCTTTTAACCCTATTTCAACATTCCTAAGTGCCTTATGTGGTTGTGAACAAGCTTTATTTAACTATGTATCATTCAATGAAAAGATTAAATGAGAATCATATGAAGTTCAAATTGAAGCTAAAAGATTAACGGATTTCAAAGTTCATCCAGGTTTTAAAGAAATTGATGTAACACACATTTTAAATGCAAAAGATGTAGATAATAATAAATTAGTAGAATTGCTAAAATTATCACACTCATTTTGTCCAGTGTCAAATTCAGTAGATCCTTCTATTAAACATAATGTTCATTATATAATTAATGGCAAAAAAATGTAA
- a CDS encoding FAD synthase produces MSLNIYSFENIPKFNKPIFILGSFESFHIGHYKLLEKAKELSQDKRDIVLLYFKDVENLPKMYSGIFTDYETRIQNFANLKIQNAIEIEYLTNSKKSPKDFILELTKNQSDFDFVCGSDFSFGYKGQGKPETLLKEYNNKVHVVDIFKLNNNIKISTTYLKQLLQLGEIDLVNTLNSWTYGFNAKLIKDLDNNSFSVEPKNKFLIKLLPAFYIAKIEINSYQYYSVIQIENDTWPIQFIDFEATNLQSQDVKIFIIDKINFEIRKSNEITEEIIKKAKEKFLA; encoded by the coding sequence ATGTCTTTAAATATTTATAGTTTTGAAAACATTCCAAAATTTAATAAACCTATTTTTATATTAGGTTCTTTTGAATCTTTTCATATTGGACATTATAAACTTCTTGAAAAAGCCAAGGAATTAAGTCAAGATAAAAGAGATATAGTTCTTCTTTATTTTAAAGATGTAGAAAATCTTCCTAAAATGTATTCAGGAATTTTTACAGATTATGAAACTAGAATTCAAAATTTTGCTAATTTAAAAATTCAAAACGCTATTGAAATTGAGTATTTAACAAATAGTAAAAAAAGCCCAAAAGACTTCATTTTAGAATTAACTAAAAACCAAAGCGATTTTGATTTTGTTTGTGGTTCTGATTTTAGTTTCGGATACAAAGGGCAAGGCAAGCCTGAAACCTTGCTAAAAGAATATAACAATAAAGTTCATGTTGTTGATATTTTTAAATTGAACAATAATATTAAAATATCAACTACATACTTAAAACAACTTTTACAATTAGGTGAGATAGATCTTGTGAATACATTAAATTCCTGAACTTATGGTTTTAACGCAAAACTCATAAAAGATTTAGACAACAATTCATTTAGTGTAGAACCTAAAAACAAGTTTTTGATTAAATTATTGCCTGCATTTTATATTGCTAAAATTGAAATAAATAGTTATCAATATTATTCAGTTATTCAAATTGAAAATGATACATGGCCAATTCAATTTATTGATTTTGAAGCAACTAATTTACAAAGCCAAGATGTTAAGATTTTTATTATTGATAAAATCAATTTTGAAATTAGAAAAAGTAATGAAATTACTGAAGAAATAATAAAAAAAGCTAAAGAAAAGTTCTTAGCTTAG
- the ruvA gene encoding Holliday junction branch migration protein RuvA encodes MILYRIGEIVYKRQNNLIFESQGIGYSLIFPNHERVSEKAKLKLYIYEIKNDYYQATYAFKEFKERLLFTDLIGIAGIGPRVAFNILNHGWEKVVAYIANGNYEELVKIPYLNPKVARLVVVELQNKWQKISSPDKNNEVAKNISIMNEATETLKMLGFKKNQIESALAKANETTNVELLIEEAIKIMSTKYESTSA; translated from the coding sequence ATGATTTTATATAGAATCGGAGAAATTGTTTATAAACGTCAAAATAATTTAATTTTTGAAAGTCAAGGAATTGGTTATTCATTAATTTTTCCAAATCACGAAAGAGTTAGCGAAAAAGCCAAATTAAAGCTTTATATTTATGAAATAAAGAATGATTATTATCAAGCTACATATGCTTTTAAAGAATTTAAAGAAAGACTTTTATTTACTGATTTAATTGGTATAGCTGGAATAGGTCCAAGAGTTGCTTTCAATATCTTGAACCATGGTTGAGAAAAAGTTGTTGCTTATATTGCAAATGGTAATTATGAAGAATTAGTCAAAATACCTTATTTGAATCCTAAAGTAGCAAGACTAGTTGTTGTTGAATTACAAAATAAATGACAAAAAATTTCAAGTCCAGATAAAAATAACGAAGTAGCGAAAAATATATCGATTATGAATGAGGCAACTGAAACATTAAAGATGCTAGGTTTTAAGAAAAATCAAATAGAAAGCGCTTTAGCAAAAGCAAATGAAACAACTAATGTTGAATTATTAATTGAAGAAGCAATAAAAATAATGAGTACAAAATATGAATCAACTTCGGCTTAG
- a CDS encoding cytidine/deoxycytidylate deaminase family protein yields the protein MKKNESLYWDGYFMALAKVSALRSKDPSTKVGACIVNKNKRVISLGYNGMPQGLDTEFPWSRDGEKASETKYAYVIHAEMNAILNSQDKFEDCVMYTSLFPCSNCAKTISQSGIVEIVYENDKYHDTDDAKISRNILDTCGINTRKIEIDTNININVGEKKFKI from the coding sequence ATGAAAAAAAATGAATCACTATATTGAGATGGTTACTTTATGGCGCTTGCTAAAGTTAGCGCTTTAAGATCTAAAGACCCGTCAACAAAAGTTGGGGCTTGTATTGTAAACAAAAATAAAAGAGTTATTTCTCTAGGATACAATGGAATGCCTCAAGGTTTAGATACTGAATTTCCTTGGTCAAGAGACGGTGAAAAAGCTTCTGAGACTAAATATGCTTATGTAATACATGCTGAAATGAATGCTATTCTTAATTCTCAAGATAAATTTGAGGATTGTGTAATGTATACATCACTATTCCCTTGTTCAAATTGTGCTAAAACAATATCTCAATCCGGAATTGTTGAAATTGTTTATGAAAATGATAAATATCATGATACAGATGATGCTAAAATTTCCAGAAACATTCTAGATACATGTGGTATAAATACTAGAAAAATTGAAATTGATACTAATATAAACATTAATGTTGGCGAAAAAAAATTCAAAATATAA
- the truB gene encoding tRNA pseudouridine(55) synthase TruB: MFYLINKEKGISSFKAIKQFAKEIKATKIGHTGTLDPLASGLLLVATDEDTKLIQYIEDKTKAYTTWIKFGSQTSTYDEEGEILNKSGQKITFNQEIMDKMIEWFIKQNSQIPPIFSAKKINGVRSYDLAREGKLVELKEQLIKVQNAGILSFDDENQRIEFYLEVSNGTYIRSLANDLGIFMHNFAYMQSLERVKISSLDKSLLKNSNFAKIDITPLLRYEVIQLDNNEIKTLKNGISLPNKKHLKSGKYFISTNTDKETILGIIEAFKETIKPIKLFGNRLKNINY; encoded by the coding sequence ATGTTTTACTTAATAAATAAAGAAAAAGGAATAAGTAGTTTTAAAGCTATTAAACAATTTGCAAAAGAAATTAAAGCAACTAAGATAGGTCATACCGGTACATTAGATCCATTAGCAAGTGGTTTATTATTAGTCGCAACTGATGAAGATACAAAATTAATTCAATATATCGAAGATAAGACTAAAGCATATACCACTTGAATTAAATTTGGTTCTCAAACTTCTACATATGATGAAGAAGGCGAAATTTTAAATAAGTCAGGTCAAAAAATAACTTTTAATCAAGAAATAATGGACAAAATGATTGAATGATTTATAAAACAAAATAGTCAAATACCCCCTATTTTTAGTGCAAAAAAAATTAATGGTGTGCGTTCATATGATTTAGCACGCGAAGGCAAATTAGTTGAATTAAAAGAGCAATTAATAAAAGTGCAAAATGCAGGTATCCTTTCATTCGATGATGAAAATCAAAGAATAGAATTTTATCTCGAGGTTTCTAATGGAACATATATTCGTTCATTAGCAAATGATTTAGGCATTTTTATGCATAATTTTGCATATATGCAATCTCTTGAGAGAGTTAAAATTTCTTCACTTGATAAATCATTACTTAAAAATAGTAATTTTGCTAAAATAGATATTACACCCCTTTTAAGGTATGAAGTAATTCAATTGGATAATAATGAAATTAAAACGTTGAAAAACGGTATTTCATTGCCAAATAAAAAACATTTAAAAAGTGGTAAATACTTTATAAGTACTAACACCGATAAAGAAACCATTTTAGGAATTATTGAAGCCTTTAAAGAAACAATAAAACCAATTAAACTTTTTGGGAATAGATTAAAAAATATTAATTATTAG
- a CDS encoding YcsE-related riboflavin metabolism phosphatase — MITKKLQVENIKMAAFDVDGTILPYSRETLSKNMKEMFAELENNKIITVIATARDFVTIGDLLDESNNVSYFVGANGMFVYDIKNKKIINESPAKLSDIKIIYKKLKEHNCVKGFTITNLDTIYKSNDYDAENSWFHRPFLDHVEMMDFDKMSDEHLHVPTVMCENYDDVIKATQVIKETIKDNNMNLEISSSWSKGLFISPKGVTKSSALKWLAQYLNLNSKKNLIAFGDSANDYHMLRDSAYGVAMEHSTNYVKRVANDVALSPDKDGTYYKLKELNII; from the coding sequence ATGATTACAAAAAAACTTCAAGTAGAAAATATTAAAATGGCTGCATTTGATGTGGATGGTACAATACTTCCATATTCAAGAGAAACTCTTTCAAAAAACATGAAGGAAATGTTTGCTGAGCTAGAAAATAATAAAATCATAACTGTTATCGCAACAGCACGTGATTTTGTAACAATTGGAGATTTATTAGATGAATCTAATAATGTTAGTTATTTTGTAGGTGCAAATGGAATGTTTGTTTATGATATCAAAAATAAGAAGATTATTAATGAGTCCCCTGCTAAATTAAGTGATATAAAAATAATTTATAAAAAACTAAAGGAACATAATTGTGTTAAAGGATTTACTATAACTAACCTTGATACAATTTATAAATCTAATGATTATGATGCGGAAAATAGTTGATTTCATAGACCTTTTTTAGATCACGTTGAAATGATGGATTTCGATAAAATGAGCGATGAACATTTACACGTACCTACTGTTATGTGCGAAAATTATGATGATGTTATAAAAGCTACACAAGTTATCAAAGAAACTATCAAGGACAATAATATGAATTTAGAGATATCAAGTTCTTGGAGTAAAGGCTTATTTATTTCACCTAAGGGCGTTACAAAAAGTAGTGCTTTGAAATGATTAGCTCAATATCTTAATTTAAATTCTAAGAAAAATCTTATTGCTTTTGGCGACAGTGCAAATGATTACCATATGCTTCGTGATTCAGCATATGGTGTTGCCATGGAGCATTCAACCAACTATGTAAAAAGAGTTGCTAATGATGTTGCTCTTTCTCCTGACAAGGATGGTACATATTACAAGTTAAAAGAATTGAATATTATTTAA
- a CDS encoding glucose-6-phosphate isomerase, translated as MKETVTLNLSHALKLKEILEYKNKVEKIHKSIFDYSVDEKEWLGWIEQPSRVSNEEIEKMENIVDLWQMNKIEAVVIIGIGGSYLGAKSGYEFMFGPYSPNKPKIELIFSGNTVSSESLINQLKYLENKKFAINVISKSGTTLEPAIAFREFRKLLERNVGIPKARDFIVATTDAKKGKLFDFANQMGYHKLVVPDDIGGRFSVLSPVGLFPFICAGINVRELLKGAHDCVEYVKNKPFEENYAYQYAAARHILSKKYNVEMMVNYEPKLRYFSEWWKQLFGESEGKNNLGLLPTSCQFSTDLHSLGQFIQEGKKILFESHLILDKPKKDLILDFKKEQFDDGLVYLDGKSLHEINWNIFESSVEAHSKDANIPNLVFHLKDDSEYSLGYLFQFFMFSVTMSAYLLGVNPFNQPGVEIYKTNMSRILN; from the coding sequence ATGAAAGAAACAGTTACATTAAATTTATCTCATGCCTTAAAACTCAAAGAGATTTTAGAATACAAAAATAAAGTAGAAAAGATTCATAAATCTATTTTTGACTATAGTGTTGATGAAAAAGAATGGCTAGGTTGAATAGAACAACCTTCAAGAGTTTCAAATGAAGAAATTGAAAAGATGGAAAACATTGTTGACTTATGACAAATGAATAAAATAGAAGCTGTTGTTATTATTGGAATTGGTGGTTCTTATTTAGGGGCAAAATCAGGTTATGAATTTATGTTTGGACCTTATTCGCCAAACAAACCTAAAATAGAGTTAATCTTTAGTGGGAATACTGTAAGTAGTGAGAGTTTAATCAATCAACTTAAATATCTTGAAAATAAAAAGTTTGCTATTAATGTTATTTCTAAAAGTGGCACAACCCTAGAACCAGCTATAGCTTTCCGTGAATTTAGGAAATTGTTAGAAAGGAATGTCGGAATTCCTAAAGCAAGAGATTTTATTGTTGCAACAACAGATGCCAAGAAAGGCAAACTATTTGATTTTGCTAATCAAATGGGATACCATAAGTTAGTTGTACCTGATGATATTGGTGGTAGATTTAGTGTTCTAAGTCCTGTTGGGTTATTTCCATTCATTTGCGCAGGAATTAATGTTAGAGAATTATTAAAAGGCGCTCATGACTGCGTTGAGTATGTTAAAAATAAACCATTTGAAGAAAACTATGCTTATCAATATGCTGCAGCTAGACATATTTTAAGTAAAAAGTATAACGTTGAGATGATGGTTAATTATGAACCTAAATTAAGATATTTTAGTGAATGGTGAAAACAATTATTTGGTGAAAGTGAAGGCAAGAATAATCTAGGATTACTTCCAACATCTTGTCAATTTTCAACTGACTTACATTCGCTAGGCCAATTTATTCAAGAGGGTAAAAAGATATTGTTTGAATCACATTTAATTTTAGATAAACCTAAAAAAGATTTAATTTTAGATTTTAAAAAAGAACAATTTGATGACGGTTTGGTTTATTTAGATGGGAAAAGTCTTCATGAAATTAATTGAAATATTTTTGAGTCTAGTGTTGAAGCACATAGCAAGGACGCAAATATTCCAAATTTAGTTTTTCATTTAAAGGATGATTCTGAATATTCATTAGGCTATTTATTCCAATTTTTTATGTTCAGTGTAACAATGAGTGCCTATCTTCTTGGCGTTAATCCATTTAATCAGCCTGGTGTTGAAATATATAAAACAAACATGTCTAGAATTCTTAATTAA
- the secDF gene encoding protein translocase subunit SecDF: MLRKIGNFFKKIISPTNWKRWLILFITLVSTIVAIVCGSIFFTSKNINKSVEYNGGVEFLIKINKGDKPDEAIDEKFSKEVSKAIEERLNGGVAFNGTSVEVQGNGKIRITKNGELSKEERSEFEKIISNKPTLILTDSSMIPLFIDGEFNRSRNKLDYDLISSDPKELRRYVAPLKPNGSEAILTGGQYGQDASSKSVSVTLLNYEAQLEWEAATEFISTQTRDKAILMWINLDDLINMAKEDFYDDWVDSGKNPYNFVHVDNKIFNSSNNTPNAKKLYTFDAKKYLISEARVGEKLSAPTFRITGRFSDQEARQLSANINYGSSNYSLDVLSSNYVQPDNTSNSFESALLAGAVVFGLISIFMIVNYGVLGLLSTVSISLYMFLTLLMFAFLQGEYSPVTIAALIIGIGISVDSNIIVFERLKNEVYSGERLKKSMKLSNKKSLSSIIDANITTLIVSFILFYFGTSKVKGFSISLIFSVIFTLVVMLLFTRTLSQILINTGVFDNRIWLLGMYKKKINNINQTKGFRSFNFIKHAKWFVLGSLLFILIGGIVYGSFAGINNDFWAGFNRSIEFRGGVNISLQSAETSFIDHARALEIKDYIINHNDVFKIDNIENYINIIPADSNKLEWKVVIETPQNLTARLKEINSELAKVFKDTDPISFGISSIEAQELLKNAMLSIGISFAGIIIYTMVRLKWTFSTAAIIGLLHDIVMTISFVVITRLQMSPIIIAAMLSIIAFSINDTVVVFDRIRETINNEYHNQILSKEQIAKIANSSIADVFKRSIYTSATTIAAVAVLLMFGNATDLSFNIMMVFGLAIGSYSSIFIATRMWTILENRRQKGIKHRMEKGFWNLPGPTEQIFQGINDYTA, translated from the coding sequence ATGTTAAGAAAGATCGGCAATTTCTTTAAAAAAATTATTAGTCCAACTAACTGAAAAAGGTGACTAATTCTATTTATAACATTAGTATCCACAATAGTAGCTATTGTTTGTGGCTCAATTTTCTTTACATCTAAAAACATTAACAAATCCGTTGAATATAACGGTGGTGTTGAATTTTTAATTAAGATTAATAAAGGTGATAAACCTGATGAAGCAATTGATGAAAAATTTTCAAAAGAAGTTTCTAAAGCTATTGAAGAGCGCTTAAACGGTGGTGTTGCTTTCAATGGAACGTCAGTTGAAGTTCAAGGAAATGGTAAAATTAGAATTACAAAAAATGGTGAATTATCTAAGGAAGAAAGATCAGAATTTGAAAAAATTATTAGTAACAAACCAACTTTAATTTTGACTGATTCATCAATGATTCCATTATTTATTGATGGTGAGTTTAATAGAAGCAGAAATAAATTAGACTATGATTTGATATCATCAGATCCAAAAGAATTGAGAAGATATGTTGCGCCTCTAAAACCTAATGGTTCAGAAGCAATTCTAACTGGTGGTCAATACGGGCAAGATGCTTCATCAAAATCAGTTTCTGTAACTTTATTAAATTATGAAGCTCAATTAGAATGAGAAGCTGCTACTGAATTCATTTCAACTCAAACTAGAGACAAAGCAATTTTAATGTGAATAAATTTAGATGATTTAATTAATATGGCCAAGGAAGATTTCTATGATGATTGAGTAGATTCTGGTAAAAATCCATATAATTTTGTTCATGTGGATAACAAGATTTTTAATAGCAGTAACAATACACCAAATGCTAAAAAATTATATACATTTGATGCTAAGAAATATTTAATAAGTGAGGCTAGAGTTGGCGAAAAACTATCAGCACCTACATTTAGAATAACAGGTAGATTTAGTGATCAAGAAGCTAGACAATTATCAGCCAACATTAATTACGGTTCATCAAATTATTCATTAGATGTCCTATCGTCAAACTATGTGCAACCAGATAATACAAGCAATTCATTTGAAAGTGCATTATTAGCCGGAGCTGTTGTATTTGGATTAATCTCAATTTTTATGATTGTGAATTATGGAGTCCTAGGACTATTAAGCACTGTTTCAATATCCTTATACATGTTCCTAACTTTACTAATGTTTGCATTTTTACAAGGTGAATATTCACCAGTTACTATTGCGGCTTTAATAATCGGTATTGGTATAAGTGTGGATTCAAACATAATTGTTTTTGAACGGCTTAAGAACGAAGTTTATTCTGGCGAGCGGCTTAAAAAGTCAATGAAGTTATCTAATAAAAAGTCACTGTCTTCAATTATTGATGCAAATATTACAACATTAATTGTTTCATTTATTCTATTTTACTTTGGCACATCAAAGGTAAAAGGGTTCAGTATATCATTAATTTTTTCAGTAATATTTACTCTAGTGGTTATGTTGCTATTTACAAGAACTTTAAGTCAAATTCTTATAAACACCGGAGTGTTTGATAATCGAATCTGATTATTAGGAATGTATAAGAAAAAAATAAATAATATTAATCAAACAAAAGGTTTTAGAAGTTTTAACTTTATTAAACACGCTAAATGGTTTGTTTTAGGATCCTTATTATTTATATTAATCGGTGGTATAGTTTACGGTTCATTTGCGGGAATTAATAATGACTTTTGAGCAGGATTCAATCGTTCAATAGAATTTAGAGGTGGAGTTAATATATCACTTCAAAGCGCAGAAACTTCTTTTATAGACCATGCAAGAGCTCTAGAAATAAAAGACTATATTATTAATCATAACGATGTTTTCAAAATAGATAATATTGAAAATTACATTAATATTATTCCAGCTGATTCAAATAAATTAGAATGAAAAGTAGTTATTGAAACACCACAAAATCTAACAGCAAGACTAAAAGAAATAAACTCTGAGTTAGCAAAAGTTTTTAAAGACACTGATCCTATATCATTTGGTATTTCTTCAATTGAAGCTCAAGAATTATTGAAAAATGCTATGTTGTCTATAGGTATTAGTTTTGCCGGAATTATTATCTATACAATGGTGCGTTTAAAATGAACATTTTCAACAGCGGCTATCATTGGATTATTACACGATATTGTTATGACAATAAGCTTTGTTGTAATTACTAGACTTCAAATGTCGCCAATTATAATTGCAGCTATGCTTTCAATAATTGCCTTTTCAATTAATGATACAGTTGTAGTATTTGATAGAATTCGTGAAACAATTAATAATGAATATCATAACCAAATTCTTTCTAAAGAACAAATAGCTAAAATAGCTAATTCTTCAATCGCTGATGTATTCAAAAGAAGTATTTATACTTCAGCAACTACAATTGCAGCTGTTGCTGTACTATTAATGTTTGGTAATGCAACTGACTTGTCATTTAATATTATGATGGTATTTGGTTTAGCTATTGGTTCATATAGTTCTATTTTCATAGCTACAAGAATGTGAACAATATTAGAAAATAGAAGACAAAAAGGTATCAAACATAGAATGGAAAAAGGTTTTTGAAATCTTCCGGGTCCTACCGAACAAATATTCCAAGGAATCAATGATTATACAGCCTAA
- a CDS encoding glucose-6-phosphate isomerase yields the protein MNKIELNTYNYSPDFKNDSLIKRGQSIIQGIKNKKLDGFEHLGFHELIMNFTEKNTSHLYDLVKLMVKYKIEDLFIFTNNNLFNTYKIGEDFLFKYDLLANKKIRFHFFNENDGIERCLEKFTDLKDKISFNKIGFFIASNEKFEDYFINFIKLVFNNYQLKNGYYQTLNKTFFAVKEIIEKQLNFLNVLEENKIIIPKIMHNDYSFFNEGTLILLLIKGANIKNIIEGYSAACVNFVSDNLLDNTAFQYAYIRYQIIKKNSINAMIGTSEYLSRFLNESSKLINNVFDLKSYSFGTIYPREMYTYGQYLIDNVEDLFVTMFSINHEKTDYRMTDDISNSDFLTKINESKISSYQNLIKDGIITTMNNIAQIPICKVTIPDGSEFSLGMLICFIYWSIIYEAHLNKVNPFVK from the coding sequence ATGAATAAAATTGAATTAAATACTTATAACTATTCTCCTGATTTTAAGAATGACTCTTTGATTAAAAGAGGTCAATCAATAATTCAAGGAATTAAGAATAAAAAATTAGACGGTTTTGAACATCTAGGTTTTCATGAACTAATAATGAATTTTACTGAAAAAAATACATCCCATTTATATGACTTAGTGAAATTAATGGTCAAATACAAAATTGAAGACTTATTTATTTTTACAAATAATAATTTATTCAACACCTATAAAATAGGTGAAGATTTCTTATTCAAATATGATCTCTTAGCAAATAAAAAAATAAGATTTCATTTTTTCAATGAAAATGACGGCATAGAAAGATGCTTGGAAAAATTTACCGATTTAAAAGATAAGATAAGTTTTAACAAAATCGGCTTTTTTATAGCTTCTAACGAAAAATTTGAAGATTATTTTATTAATTTTATAAAGTTAGTATTCAATAATTATCAACTAAAAAATGGATATTATCAAACTCTAAATAAAACTTTTTTTGCTGTTAAAGAAATCATAGAAAAACAGTTAAATTTTCTAAATGTTTTAGAAGAAAATAAGATTATTATTCCTAAAATAATGCACAATGATTATTCTTTTTTTAATGAGGGGACCTTAATTCTTTTACTAATAAAAGGAGCGAATATTAAAAATATAATTGAAGGTTATTCTGCTGCATGTGTTAATTTTGTTAGCGATAATCTTTTAGATAACACAGCATTTCAATATGCCTATATAAGATATCAAATAATAAAAAAGAATTCCATTAATGCTATGATTGGCACTTCAGAATATTTATCTAGATTTTTAAATGAAAGTTCTAAATTAATCAACAATGTTTTCGACTTAAAAAGTTATTCTTTTGGAACAATATATCCTCGGGAAATGTATACTTATGGTCAATATTTAATTGATAATGTTGAAGATTTATTTGTTACTATGTTTTCAATTAACCACGAAAAAACTGACTATAGAATGACAGATGACATTAGTAATAGCGATTTTTTAACCAAAATAAATGAAAGTAAAATTAGTTCATACCAAAATCTAATAAAAGATGGAATAATAACAACGATGAATAATATTGCACAAATACCTATATGTAAGGTGACTATACCTGATGGAAGCGAGTTTTCACTAGGAATGCTAATATGTTTTATTTATTGGTCAATTATTTATGAAGCTCATTTAAACAAAGTAAACCCTTTTGTAAAATAA
- the ruvB gene encoding Holliday junction branch migration DNA helicase RuvB, whose protein sequence is MNQLRLRPTSFDEFIGQEKLVATIKTMISGAKYRNEVLDHILFSGSPGTGKTSLASIIGNEMQVKIHFLQGSMLEKKSDILSVFANVKHGDIVFIDEIHSVNKGVEELIYNAMEDYKIDIVIGPEGNSKAMRMNLNPFTLIGATTKLNLISQPFKDRFGFLARMSNYKLQDIENVIRNSANILNIKIDNDVEKIIALYSKRTPRVANHLLKRIYDFSIQEHEKSISKETSFKTFKHLDLYDLGLNRDHIEYLKVLKDTFDLKFASLDSIAGIINQEKDNIISEIEPILLSLKLIQKGPRGRRITSQGIDYLLRNSISLNS, encoded by the coding sequence ATGAATCAACTTCGGCTTAGACCTACTTCATTTGATGAATTTATTGGCCAGGAAAAACTAGTTGCAACAATAAAAACGATGATTAGTGGGGCAAAGTATAGAAATGAAGTATTAGACCATATTTTATTTAGTGGATCTCCCGGGACTGGCAAAACTTCCTTGGCTAGCATTATAGGTAATGAGATGCAAGTTAAAATTCATTTTCTTCAAGGATCTATGCTTGAAAAAAAATCTGATATTCTAAGTGTGTTTGCAAATGTTAAACATGGAGATATTGTTTTTATTGATGAAATTCATAGTGTTAATAAAGGCGTTGAGGAACTAATCTATAATGCTATGGAGGATTACAAAATAGACATAGTTATAGGTCCAGAGGGAAATTCTAAAGCAATGAGAATGAATCTAAATCCGTTCACTTTAATAGGCGCTACAACTAAGCTTAATTTAATTAGTCAGCCTTTTAAAGACAGATTTGGATTTTTAGCAAGAATGTCTAATTATAAACTTCAAGATATTGAAAATGTAATTCGTAATTCAGCTAATATTTTAAATATCAAAATTGATAATGATGTTGAAAAAATAATTGCTTTATATTCGAAACGAACTCCTAGAGTTGCAAATCATCTTTTAAAAAGAATTTACGATTTTTCAATTCAAGAGCATGAGAAATCTATCTCAAAAGAAACTTCATTTAAAACATTCAAACATTTAGATTTATATGATTTGGGTTTGAATAGAGATCACATAGAATATTTAAAAGTATTGAAAGACACTTTTGATCTTAAATTTGCATCATTAGATTCAATAGCCGGGATAATCAATCAAGAAAAAGACAATATAATTAGCGAAATAGAACCTATACTTTTATCTTTAAAACTAATACAAAAAGGTCCAAGAGGAAGACGGATTACATCACAAGGAATTGATTATCTTTTGAGAAACTCAATATCATTGAATAGTTAA